The Capsicum annuum cultivar UCD-10X-F1 chromosome 1, UCD10Xv1.1, whole genome shotgun sequence sequence ataagtatcttttttaattaaattgatCCATTATTTCAACTTCGAATttgaaatatgtaaattaaagTTTGAATAATTTTGAGGAGTTTTTAAAAGGTTTTACTCTTTTTGTGTATAAACACAacttagatttttaagtatttttttttcaacttaatttcaaattttactcCATCCAATCACTTTTTCATACCCACTATATttattaaaagtaaatttttactTTTAGTTGCCCACTTTAATATATCAagataaaagatttttttttcattctttaatgTTAATTACTCATTCCCAAATATCTTCCAAGCTCATTAATATTATGGACTAGTTATTATGGTAAAATTTGCACTTCATttgttataaattaaaaaaagtgtaAAGTCTATTGTGAACTAGTAAAAATGAACAAACGAAAAAATTGTCAAAACACCCTTAACTatgtgaaattgaataaaatgCCAATTCATTAATAGTTTTGTCTAAAAATATTTCTGCCATTAGTAATTAagttcaaaaatatctcaatcatTAATATTTGCTCTAAATATACTTATATTATtactttttgattaaaaaatgtCGTTTCCCTAATGAAcatattgtttcttttcattttaatcacattttttttaaataaaatattaattttaggtagACTTTTTCTTACtcctttcaaataaattttaactaACAAAAGAGTGggaaatactttttttttcttgttaatctcttttattaattaaaatagaacAATCCAAATATTTTTGTAAAGTGATAATATAAGTCAgatatataaaatcataataacctCATCATGTTTTATTAAGATaacaacaaatttttttttcttacaaatatagaaaatacttttattttttaatattttttcgaATTAAAGTAGGATAAGAATTTGCtaatatatttcttgattttaaagttaaaataaaaaagaggtcaataataatttcattgatgATACTTGATATTTTGTGATTGAGAGCAAcgaaatatattttttgtacttATGGCATTATGATTGTTGGAGCTTGATTTTAAAACCAATGATTATATTAGTAAATATTAATCTTACTTcaattcgaaagaactaagaaataaaaatattttcctttttaaagaatttattattattattattattattattattattattattattattattattattattattcaaatgATAATTAGTGATGGGTTACTATGAtcttatatatatgaaaattaatGATGGCTCACatatttttattagaaaaaaaatgactttaaaaataaaagaaataacatGGTTAttaggaaaaatatatttttgatccAAATATACTAATAAAGTCATTTTTAACCAAactattaatatataatttttttattcgaCTTCATGTAATTTAAgaatattttactctttttcatTTATTAGCATATCAATCAGGTTATGACTCATATCCAAGCACCTattaaagttatttctttctttttgtaaaTCCTTATGGATTTAacttatattgtataaatttaaaggggtttttaaggaaagaaataatataaattttctcTCAAATCACACTAATTCATCTACTAAACACTTTAGACCACTTTCTTTGGTTCGTCCGTCGCCGTTATCATTACTTACGTCAACAACGGTAAAAAGGTACTCTAAAAGGAAGTCATCAAAATATAAATGAGTAAATGGAATCACAGAATTTAGGAGTTCCACAAGTTAATCCAACATCTTTTTCAATTATATCGCAAATCCCATCAGGGAGCGTCTTTATAtacatcttttctctttttgcttCTCGTTTATTCCTTGTTAATAGTTCTTCATCAGATTTCATTATTACCAACTAAATCCAATGGCTAGGCACGAGGAATTACCAATTCCATTTTTCTCTGATCTTGAGCCAGTTTATGGTAGTGGATCACAGCTTGAAGAGGCTCAATTTCGATTCAAGAATTTGAAGTCCAAGTTCATTGACTTGTTTGGCCAATCCCCTCATGTCTACGCTCGATCCCCAGGTCAATTTCCACTCTCATAATCACAACTTTCTTATTGGGTTTCGTTCAAAATCTCAACTTTATTTGTTGGTTAGGTTCAAAATCTGAACTTTGGTAGTAGGTTACACTCGAATCTCAACTTTGTTGTTATGGTATGCAGGGAGAGTGAACTTGATTGGGGAACACATAGATTATGAGGGGTACTCTGTGTTGCCTATGGCAATTCGCCAAGACACAATTGTGGCTATCTGGAAACACGACTCTAATGAGCCTGACAAGCTTCTTCGAATTGCTAATGTGAATAGTGACAAGTACTCCTTGTGCACTTACCCTGCTGATCCTCTGCAGGTATCGTAAACTTTGCTGTTGAGATACTCTCACtcagttttttcatctttcttttgttGAGGATTGGTGGATGATGAAGTAAGGGTTGCGTTTAAGATTAAAAGATACAATGTTGTGACATCGTCGGAGCTTTAATTTGGGAAATTATTCATTATGTCCTGGTGGTTCTTTATATGTGTATAATTCATTGAAGTTTATTTTCTCAAGTCTAAACCATGTTTATAAGTTGCCGatgaaagaaaaaggggaaaaagaaagagataactgAATCATTATTCTCGAATACTGCAATTCTAGTTTCTTTTGTCAATAACCTTACATCTAACTTTCCAGGAGGTTGATCTGAAGAATCACAGATGGGGCCATTATTTCATTTGTGGGTAAGACCTTactttcttgatttcttcatCCAAGATCCAGAGAATCAGATAGTATCGAGCATACAAGTTGAAATATGCATGTCATCGAAAGCTGCTAATATGTGTGTGCAGGTACAAGGGTTTCTATGAATATGCCAAGTTGAAAGGGATAGATGTTGGTGAACCTGTTGGacttgatgttgttgttgatggtacAGTTCCTACAGGTATATGTCTTCCGATCTTGAATACTGTCTAGTAGTAATTAACTAGTCAGTTTTTATGGCTATTTCATGGTTTCCATGTTTTTTCGGCTGTAGGATCTGGACTTTCGAGCTCTGCAGCATTTGTTTGCTCTTCCTTTATTGCTATAATGGCTTCAATTGGCATTAACATGCCCAAGGTAGTATCCTTACCATATTATGCAAATGGACTTTTTTTCCTTTCTAGCTTGATGTTAGTTTGGTTATTTTTTGCTTGTGTATAATTAACCTAATGTTTGGTAATTAAATTTTGCTTAGCCTATTATTAGTTGAAATGCgaaattttctttaataataaaGTTCGGTCTTTCTTTTGTGTTTTCATTGGCTAAATTTCTGAAATACTTCTTTTAAGTGATAAAGCTATCAATAAATTTGAGATGAAGCTTTAAAACTTAAAGTTAGGGAAAAAACCTAAAAAATCGTGTTAGAGCCAAAActttaaagttttattttgagaaaaagctTTAGAACTTATGGGATTGAAGTTCTTTATTAATATTGTTTGTTGAATTCAGTTTGTAGCTCTTTTTGGGTTCTCTTTTCGTATAAGTATTTACGTTGTTAGAATTTAGTAATTGTTACGGATTAAATAGATTATGGTTAAGCTGAAGTTAAAGAAACCTTTTGAAGTAAGAAGGTTTTTTGTTAAAGTTTAATTCCAACTGTTTTAAATAAACGAACAGCCTCAAAATATCAATAAAGGGAGACAGCGAGCAGAACCTTGTCATAGTTGACCTTCCATACCCGTACTGCCATGATCATAAAGTTTCTGCATTGAATCTGCTTGACGAAAATCCTAGGTCTGACTCAAAGCATATATGGCTGTTTGATCCGGGTCCACCCTGAACATTTGTTTTGGATCTGATTTCTTATCCTCTTTAGAGGTTTTTTTTAAAGAGTAGCCTCATTTAAGATGAATGAATTTGTCATGACTAATTTCTTTCCtaatttttcctttccttttattttcatttgcttGAGTTTTCAAATCTTGGTtactgttagaatatgagtaggaataggaatagcatatagaatcctacttggaaaaggattagAATGTGGTGTCTATAAATAGAGCCTCAATGTAGTAATGTAGTAAcaacaattcaaataatattcttctcttatatttctcatatAGTATCCGAGCCTCTATgatcttggtaaagaatcaaagagCTTCCGCTGCCGGCGGGCGGCTATAACCCATATATGCCGCCCGTCTGGCCAATGATCATGTCAGCAAAAGACTGGGGCACTATGCTTCTTTCgggtgactattttctcatatccgATTTGCGTAGCATCGTCCATCTATCCGGTGACTACTTTCTCTTAATCATATTTGTGTAGCTCCGTGCATCTCTCCGGACTGCTTCTCATATTTAATTTGCTTAGTACCGTGCATCTTTTcggactactttctcatatctgagttgcTTAGTACCATGTATCTTTACAGTGACTTCTTAGATTTGATTTGCGAAGTTCCATGTGTCTTTACAGCGACTCTTCAAATTTGATTTGCATAGGGTTGTGCCGTCATTCCtcccctacccatataatttctctttttaagtAGGGTTGTGCCGTCATTTCGTCCCttcccatataatttctcttttgcAGTAGGATTCTGTCATCATTCCGATCCTACCCATATAaattctctttttcagtagggtcgtctCGTTATTTCAACCCTacacatttaatttttattttccagtAGGGCTGTGTtgtcatataatttctatttctcagtAGGGTCGTGTTATCATTCCGACTCTACCTATATAATTCTCTTTCTCAGTGGGGTCGTGACataccctacccatataattttttctcAGATTGTGACCACTTTTCaaccatcaaatctaataatccggcgCGTGAGCATGTTCTGGCCAGTTCTTCGGTGACTTGTTCAAGATATACTCatctcttgatttcgagatgacccATTTATTTTATACCAATTCCCGGCAATTTTCCAGTGACAGATTAACTTTACGGTGATGTTTACTACTTTTTGGATCACTTTTTCAGCTTGTTCCTTTTCAATTGAGGTCTCTCGGACGTCCAGAACAGTCCTTATCAATTTTCTTGCAGATATTTTCACCGAGTCTCCCACCGATCCTTGTATTAGTTTtatccataacaagcttggtacatatgccttctatgcaccagcttgcaggggagtgttagaatatgagtaggaataggaataacatatagaATCTTATAACATATAGAATCTTACTTGGAAAAGGAtcgtaatgtagtgtcctattagaaaaaggattggaatgtagtgtctataaatagagcCTCAATGGAGTAATGTAGTaacaataattcaaataatattcttctcttatatttctcacagttacctttatctcaaaaaaaaaaaaaaaaaagaaaaataaaaaccaaagagTTTTCAAATTTTGGATCTGTTGGTAGGGTTAGCTGTACCTCTGTTTTTCACCTAGAAGTAATTAATCTTTCTCCGCAGAAAGAAATTGCTCAACTTACATGTGAATGTGAAAGGCACATCGGAACTCAGTCTGGTGGAATGGATCAGGTAATGCAATCTAACACTAAATCTTGATCACTTAGTTACAGCTGAACCAATGGAACGTGCAATACACAAATTAGTTGTCCTAAATATTGATGGTTTCCTTGTTGTTCTCCTAAAAATCAATGTAATGCGTCTCTTTGCTAGTTCAATATTGCAAAGTAGACAGTCTTGACTTAATATTTGATTCTTAAAGGGCATCAATCGATTGTTCTGTGCAGGCCATCTCTGTTATGGCACAATTTGGGTTCGCGGAGCTGATTGATTTCAATCCTATACGTTCAACTGATGTACAACTCCCTGCTGCTGGAACTTTTGTGATAGCCCATTCACTAGCTGAATCACAAAAAGCAGTTACTGCAGCAGTTAACTACAATAATCGGGTTGTTGAATGTCAGCTAGCTGCTGTAAGATTTAGCACCTTTTGTTTGATAAATTTGTAGTGTTAGATCGAAGAGGATGATTTTCTTATCTGTCTGATCACAACAGTTCTAGTTATCTGTTCTCAATtggtttcttgtttttttttttaaatttcttatgaCATCTTGTTTCTGTATCTTGAAACTTGAAGCTAAATACTTAGTCGAGCTGTGCACAAGCTGGTTCAGACTGTTGAAGATACTGATCAAATAGAAGATAAGGAGAGTGTACGATTGTGGTAGGGTAGCTGATTCTGTTAGAGTTATCCTATGCTTTGCATCTATAATTGTACTAGTATTGTAGTAGTAGTAAACATCTACTTGTATATGTAGTTGCCTAGTGATACAACTCTTAAGTCTTCAATATTGGCATAACTAGGACTCTTGTaagtaggggtgggcatggtatggtatatacctaATTACCATCCCGAACCGAAATTTTGATACTGTGGTTTCtggtattatggtatttggtatggtatatggtatacattttaaatttttttggtatatggtatggtattctgtatttacaaatgacataccGAAATATCGAATACTATACCGaagtatatatatttacataagtaacttttatatatatatatatatatatataaaatataatacttagtattagtataaaaatgtttagacaTTGAACTTTCGCTcttgattgaaatgtctttttggTGTAATTGACTTATAAAAGGaattgtttgtacttcttttttaatatttctacatgtgtaatgtGTATTTATGATATAATTAAGACGTGCTTTTGAAAAGTCGAAGTAATAGTACTCTAGTATATGAGTATATATTgtcaaagttaaacaaactatGGTTACTGATTACcgcaaaataccaaaacaaacgtcaaaataccgaaccataccgaactaatatggtatggtaatggtataatCTTTTCAAAAACCTAATATCAAAATTACCGTACCGAAGTTTCAAATacgtaccataccataccattcCCACCCCTACTTGTAAGTAGTCTAGGACTCTACAACTACGTAGTATTCAACTCCTATAAGTAGGAGCATGTACTCAACTCCTTATCATCAGAAATATACTTTGATTCTCTTTACTGGGCTTGAGAATtcttcatggtatcagagcattaaGCTCGTTCCGCTGATTAAATATTAAAACCAAGAACTGAACATCTCAAATCCTGAAAATGGCTCCTTCTACGTCCTCTACCAATTCTCTTTCCACTTCTTCTCTTCACCACCTTATTGCTTCCTGTTCTATTAAACTTGAGCCAACAAATTATCCTATATGGAGAACACAAATGATGCAATTGATCCAAGTCATGAGATTAACTTATCTCATCAAGGAGAAGAAACCAACTGTAAATGAGCCCATTGCTGGAAAGGCTGCTGAGAAAACTGTGGTCATAGATACtgaggaagatgaagaagatagTAAAAATGCTGATGACTGGGAGGAGAAAGATGTACTGCCGAGGAGCTGGATCTCAGGTACCTGGACAGAAGAAAGCATGTACCTCATAGTAGGTTGCTCCACTGCCAAGGAGATGTGGGAATGTTTGGAAGAAGCCTATCTTCAAGCAACAAAGGACAAGGAATTTCAGCTCAAACAACAATTGCGGAGTGTTAGGCTGGGAAACAAAAAGGTTGATGAATATATCAAAGAGTTCAAAGCCATCTGTGATGTGATGGACTTGCTGCTATACACAAGCTTGTTGATGAGGACAGTGAAGTTATCAACTTTGCTAGAGGCTTAGGTCTCAAATACAAGACGTTCAGGACTGTCATGTTAGGTAAGGCACCCTATCCTACACTAAATCAGTTTATTAATGCACTCAGGGGTTTTGACATGAGGGAGGATGAAGAAGAGGTGCCACAACTAAACTCCAACATGGCATTCTCGGCTGTCTCTAGTCAAAGAGGCAGAGGAAGAGGAAATTTCTCCAAAGGAAGAGGAAATAACAACTTTAACTCCAGAGGAAGGGGTTTTAGACCTTCTGTATCATATAATCAGATTAACTAAAACAATCAGGGTGGAAATCAAAATGGCAACCAGAATAAGGAGAAAATGCAAATGAGTCATGTCAAATTTGTGGTAGGAATAACCATACTGCTCTTAAGTGCTTTTACAGGTGGGACTATTCTTACCAGGCTGCAAATGAACTTCCACAAGTACTTGCTGCTGTGAATTTGCAGAATACATCAAGTGGTGATGATATGTGGACTCAGGTGCTACTAGTCACATAAACAATTCAGGTACTCTATCTGATCTTAAAACACTATAAAGGTTCTGATAAGATCATTGTTGGAAATGAATCTCAGTTAGATATTACACACATTGGCAATACAGTCAGATCAGGGATGAAATTACAAGAAGTTCTTTTAGTACCTACGATTGCTAAAACTCTGCACTTGGTTAGTAAAATTGCTAAAGATAATTCCTGCACTCTTGAATTTGATGAAACTGATTTTGTTGTAATGGACAAAAAGACAAGGACACTACTGGCCAAGGGATCTAAAAGAGATGGACTCTATGCCTTGGAAGGCAACAATCTGTATGTATTGATTGCCACACAAGACTTCAAGACCTCAGACAACATTTGGCATAATAGATTAGGACATCCTAGTTTGAAGATTTTGAGTAGTAATAGTTGCATTAATATGTCAGTAGTTGGAATAAAATCCATACTTTTTGTTCTAATTGTCAGTTGGGAAAAGGTTGTAAACTAACATTTGGCTTGAGGAATAAAGTTGAGAAGGAACCTTTATTGAAAATTCATTGTGATATTTGGGGTCCTGCACCTGTTGAATCTACTCAACACATGACATATTGTGTAGTGTTTGTTAGATGATAACACAAGATACACATGACTTTATCcattgaaaaagaaatttgaattttttgatgtatttctcAAGTTCCAAAAAATGATCGAAAGACAATTCTCTAAAGTTATTAAGATTTTTCAATGTGATGGAGGTGGTGAGTTCATCAAAACAGAATTCATTAAGCATCTAGAAAGTTGTGGTATTGTCAGACATATCTCTTGTCCTAATACACCTGAACAGAATGGAATTTCTGAAAGAAAACACAGGCACATAGTTGAAACTGGACTGACTATGCTACTTCATGCCAACCTACCTCTTTTTCTATGCGTAGAGGCCTTCTTAACTGCTGTGTTCCTCATTAATAGGCTGCCTTCCTCAGTATTGAAAATGACTCCATTTGTCAAATTATATAGTGCACAACCTGACTATAACAGCTTGAAGGTGTTTGGATGTAGATGTTTTTCGTACATTAAGGGTGATACCAAGTTTAGCCCAAAGTCTTATCCATGTGTTTTCACAGGATATAGCAGTAAAGGATATATATGCTATCATTCTCCAACAAGGAGAGTCTATGTGTCAAGGCATGTCATTTTTTACGAGTGTACATTACCTTATGTACAACCAATACAGTCTCAAGCTAAAGCTAATGTCTCACTTCACCTAGCTACCTTTGTTGAGTTTTTTACTAATTTGCAGGCACATGATTCTGTTAAAGTTACTCCAGGGGAAGTGCTGCTGGTTGTGGTGAATCAAGCGACTCAACTAACTGTTGAGGATCAGGCTACTCATGTAGTTGATCAACTAGCACCTGTTGAGCTTATATTGCCAACTGTTGATAACCAAATAACACTGGCTGAACCTGTTTTAGCCACTCTTGTTAATGATGACAGGGATTCTAGTTCCATATTTGAAAATGAGTCTTCTGAAATGCTTGACATCTCAAATGCTGAAGCAATAGGAGATGCTACTGATCCACCTAGCATACCACAACCCTCATCACTCTCAGTGTCTAATCCACAAGATGATAGTGCAGGTGCAACACTCGTAGAAGATAGTGCAGCTCAGATATCACTAGAACCACAAAGGCATCATATGATCACCAGATATAAGGCAAAATCAGCTGCTTTACCTTATGTGTCTCTTGTTGCAAGCAAAGAACAAATCATGAGGGaaccaaaataaagaaatgaagcACTGAAGTCACCACATTGGTTTGCAGCTATGCTGGATGAGATAAATGCTCTACACAATAACAAAACCTGGATACTAGTACCTAAACATGCAGGTATGAACTTGGTTGGCTCCAAATGGGTGTTTAAGACTAAACTGTCGGCAAATGGAGCAATCGACAGGTACAAAGCAAGGCTTGTTGCTAGGGGTTTCCCTCAACATGAAGGAATAGACTTTGAAGAAACATTCAGTCCGATGGTTAAAGGCTACAACAATTAGAGTGGTTTTGTCTGTAGCTGTTTTACTTCAAAATGGCATGCCAGACAACTTGATGTCAAAAATGCATTTCTACATGGCCACTTGCAGGATGAAGTATACATGAGTCAACCTCCAGGATTCATTGACCCCAGGTATCCAActcatgtctctttgttaaagaaggcATTTGTATGGTGCTAAATAGGACCCTAGAGCATGGTTTGACAGATTCAGTATGTATTTGCTTCACCTTGGTTTCACTTGTAGCAAGGCAGATCTCTTTGTTTACTTTACATGATAACAGAGGGACTCTTATTATtactatatgtggatgatataattATCACAGGAAGTAATCGAAAGCATGTCTCAGAGGTGGTTGCTAAACTTGGGAGAGAATTTTCTATGAAAGATCTTGGTCCTTTACATTTCTTTCTAGGAATTAAGGTCAAGTACTTCCTAGGTGGACTACACTTGAGTCAAGGGAAGTATGCTGCTGAGTTGCTTAATAAGACTGATATGATACGGGCAAAAgcaataaatacacctcttgcaCAGAAACATAGCTCTCATGAAGCTGTTGGAAGCCCTGTTGATGCATCTTTGTATAGAAGGATTATGGGAAGTCTTCCGTAGTTGACACTCACAAGGCCTGACATCACTCATTCAGTAAATCTAGCTAGTCAATGCATACAGAGTCCAAATAGTTAACTGAtgcgcccaaattacacctctcttacgagagagtaagtggtcgctgtcaaatatagaaccccacttggttgggtgtcgaatcccacagggaatacagtgttcactaagtattgtgattgttattagactgttgatctaaggtttcGAAATAAAGGGGGTTTGGAAGTGTTAACGGTattcttttgtatttgtgttaaAAGTCCAGATACTGAGAATaaatgtagatgtaatttcaatgaaaatgaattaactagagttatgctcaccaagatgttcaaacaattatgGTTGCGAGTTTGTGTTCGAAATCTAACTTAtgtattcaattgcaagaattattgaattctaaggattacccatatgtttctcaacctaatgagtatttcaccctttacttctctcga is a genomic window containing:
- the LOC107878649 gene encoding galactokinase isoform X3 — its product is MARHEELPIPFFSDLEPVYGSGSQLEEAQFRFKNLKSKFIDLFGQSPHVYARSPGRVNLIGEHIDYEGYSVLPMAIRQDTIVAIWKHDSNEPDKLLRIANVNSDKYSLCTYPADPLQEVDLKNHRWGHYFICGYKGFYEYAKLKGIDVGEPVGLDVVVDGTVPTGSGLSSSAAFVCSSFIAIMASIGINMPKKEIAQLTCECERHIGTQSGGMDQAISVMAQFGFAELIDFNPIRSTDVQLPAAGTFVIAHSLAESQKAVTAAVNYNNRVVECQLAAVLLHEEPYTNEEIENITKEKLETIFATSPTSLDVLRAAKCYKLHQRAAHVFSEAKRVHAFKDTVSSDLSDEDMLKKLGDLMNESHHSCSVLYECSCLELEELVKICRDNGALGARLTGAGWGGCAVALVKESLVPQFILNLKEQFYQSRIDKGTISKNDLGLYIFASKPSSGAAIFKF
- the LOC107878649 gene encoding galactokinase isoform X2, which codes for MARHEELPIPFFSDLEPVYGSGSQLEEAQFRFKNLKSKFIDLFGQSPHVYARSPGRVNLIGEHIDYEGYSVLPMAIRQDTIVAIWKHDSNEPDKLLRIANVNSDKYSLCTYPADPLQEVDLKNHRWGHYFICGYKGFYEYAKLKGIDVGEPVGLDVVVDGTVPTGSGLSSSAAFVCSSFIAIMASIGINMPKKEIAQLTCECERHIGTQSGGMDQAISVMAQFGFAELIDFNPIRSTDVQLPAAGTFVIAHSLAESQKAVTAAVNYNNRVVECQLAAIVLGIKSGMEPQEAISSVKTLSDVEGLCVSFAGTHGSSDPVFAVKVLLHEEPYTNEEIENITKEKLETIFATSPTSLDVLRAAKCYKLHQRAAHVFSEAKRVHAFKDTVSSDLSDEDMLKKLGDLMNESHHSCSVLYECSCLELEELVKICRDNGALGARLTGAGWGGCAVALVKESLVPQFILNLKEQFYQSRIDKGTISKNDLGLYIFASKPSSGAAIFKF